In Streptomyces sp. NBC_01717, one DNA window encodes the following:
- a CDS encoding ArnT family glycosyltransferase gives MVDVGRAGEVGEAGGRIVPLDRRVFAVAGAVFALLMALSPRYGFHIDELYFLDCARHLQASYVDQPVLAPVLARLSLSLFGVSEAGLRLWPALAAAGTVIVGGLTAREFGGARRAQLLAAVATGTMPVLLGGAHVANTTSYEVLAWAAIAFVVVRIGRTGDTRWWLAAGALVGLGAEFNHLAAIFGIVLLAAALLGPARGTVADRRLLAGAAIAVVLVLPDLWWQARHGWAMFAMTRALNGENGGAGNILTWIVGQLGMSCLAMTVLWVAGLRFLWRSGRPLWRCLVTAYAVLFVLFAVTTGAQVYYLGGLYVCLLAAGAVGLDGWLHSRPDRLRSLMIGTAASAALLAVIVLPVLPPSSAAWTYGISANSGESLGWPQLVGTVRQVWTGLPPEQRANAVIFAADYGEVGAINELGRGTGLPTAVSAHNTDWWWGPGNPHATTVVAIAPGPDHAPGYAAYLRRYFGHVRVAATLSNPDGVHNVEWGGHVYVCTGPRRAWGEMWPELRHYA, from the coding sequence ATGGTGGACGTGGGGCGTGCTGGCGAGGTCGGGGAGGCCGGCGGGCGGATCGTACCGCTGGACCGGCGGGTGTTCGCCGTCGCGGGGGCGGTCTTCGCCCTGCTGATGGCGCTGTCCCCGCGCTACGGCTTCCACATCGACGAGCTGTACTTCCTCGACTGCGCCCGGCATCTCCAGGCGAGTTATGTGGACCAGCCGGTACTGGCGCCGGTGCTGGCCCGGCTCTCGCTGTCGTTGTTCGGGGTCTCGGAGGCCGGCCTGCGACTGTGGCCTGCGTTGGCGGCGGCGGGCACGGTGATCGTGGGCGGGCTGACCGCGCGGGAGTTCGGTGGCGCGCGGCGGGCGCAGTTGCTCGCGGCGGTCGCGACCGGCACCATGCCCGTGCTGCTGGGCGGCGCGCACGTCGCCAACACGACGTCGTACGAAGTGCTGGCGTGGGCGGCGATCGCGTTCGTGGTCGTGCGGATCGGCCGCACGGGCGACACGCGGTGGTGGCTCGCTGCGGGCGCGCTGGTCGGCCTCGGCGCGGAATTCAACCACCTCGCGGCCATTTTTGGGATCGTCCTGCTGGCCGCCGCGCTGCTCGGCCCGGCCCGCGGGACCGTAGCTGATCGCCGCCTGCTTGCGGGCGCTGCGATAGCCGTGGTGCTCGTGCTGCCCGACCTGTGGTGGCAGGCGCGGCACGGCTGGGCCATGTTCGCGATGACGCGGGCGCTGAACGGGGAGAACGGAGGCGCGGGGAACATCCTCACCTGGATCGTGGGGCAGCTCGGGATGTCCTGTCTGGCGATGACGGTGCTGTGGGTGGCGGGCCTGCGGTTCCTGTGGCGGTCCGGCCGGCCGCTGTGGCGGTGCCTGGTGACCGCGTACGCCGTGCTGTTCGTGCTGTTCGCCGTGACGACCGGAGCGCAGGTGTACTACCTGGGCGGCCTGTACGTGTGTCTGCTGGCGGCCGGGGCGGTGGGACTCGACGGGTGGCTGCACTCCCGCCCGGACCGGCTGCGCAGCCTGATGATCGGAACCGCCGCCTCGGCGGCGCTGCTCGCCGTGATCGTGCTACCGGTACTGCCGCCTTCCAGCGCGGCCTGGACGTACGGCATCAGCGCCAATTCTGGGGAATCCCTGGGCTGGCCCCAACTGGTGGGCACCGTGCGGCAGGTATGGACCGGGCTCCCGCCCGAACAGCGCGCGAACGCAGTGATCTTCGCGGCGGACTACGGCGAGGTCGGCGCCATCAACGAACTCGGCCGCGGTACCGGGCTGCCCACGGCCGTGAGCGCCCACAACACCGACTGGTGGTGGGGCCCCGGCAATCCGCACGCCACGACCGTGGTGGCCATCGCCCCCGGCCCCGACCACGCCCCCGGGTATGCCGCCTACCTGCGCCGGTACTTCGG
- a CDS encoding Tn3 family transposase has product MKSEIGVGIIRLLTFYLLPRIKRINKVKLHRSAAGEADAYPRLTPALTRPIRWEFIAQQYDHGVLGVLPRAAGQPRARPASARQSRHRPTG; this is encoded by the coding sequence ATGAAGTCGGAGATCGGGGTCGGCATCATTCGGCTGCTGACCTTCTACCTGCTGCCGCGCATCAAGCGGATCAACAAGGTCAAGCTGCACCGGTCGGCGGCCGGTGAGGCGGACGCCTACCCCCGCCTCACGCCGGCACTGACTCGCCCGATCCGCTGGGAATTCATCGCCCAGCAGTACGACCATGGGGTCCTTGGTGTTCTCCCCCGCGCAGCGGGCCAACCTCGGGCGCGACCAGCGTCAGCTCGGCAAAGTCGGCATCGCCCTACCGGATGA
- a CDS encoding NAD(P)/FAD-dependent oxidoreductase: protein MNGNVEVVVVGGGYGGVTAANSLARHEDVSVTLVNPRPNFVERIRLHQLVTGSDDAVEGFGEVLGGNVRLVVDTATRIDAAERRVSLAGGGTVSYDYLVYAVGSGASDPGVPGAAEFAHSVSDLEGAERLRSALAATPASAPVTVVGAGPTGLETAVELAEQGRRVTLVCGDVIGPSLHARGRRPVARRLTKLGVTVLEGPRARVTEVTRDGVQLDDGRDLPSAVTIWTAGFRVPDLAARSGLRTDTEGRLLTDVTLTSVDDVRIVAAGDAAVMTGRPFRMSCQAAVQLGPAAAATILRRIAGKTPAPVRMWFAGQCLSLGRNEGVTQFSYLNDRVNALHISGRPGAGVKEIACQFTLNKLVSGARKASSRASHGDSTDRPESSQSEHRTTPSSTRRAA from the coding sequence ATGAACGGGAACGTCGAGGTGGTCGTCGTCGGCGGCGGGTACGGGGGCGTGACGGCGGCCAACAGCCTGGCTCGGCACGAGGACGTGTCGGTGACCCTGGTCAATCCGCGCCCCAACTTCGTCGAGCGGATCCGCCTGCACCAGCTCGTGACCGGCTCCGATGACGCGGTCGAGGGCTTCGGTGAGGTTCTGGGCGGGAACGTCCGGCTGGTGGTCGACACCGCGACCCGGATCGACGCTGCCGAGCGCCGGGTGTCGCTGGCGGGCGGCGGCACGGTCTCATACGACTACCTCGTCTATGCCGTGGGCAGCGGCGCCTCGGATCCCGGCGTGCCCGGAGCGGCGGAGTTCGCCCATTCGGTGTCGGATCTCGAGGGGGCGGAACGGCTGCGGTCGGCGCTTGCCGCGACGCCCGCGTCCGCTCCGGTGACCGTGGTCGGGGCGGGCCCGACCGGCCTGGAGACCGCCGTCGAGCTGGCCGAACAGGGTCGCAGGGTCACCCTGGTCTGCGGCGACGTGATCGGCCCCTCCCTGCATGCCCGGGGCCGCCGCCCGGTCGCCCGCCGGCTCACCAAGCTGGGTGTGACCGTCCTCGAAGGTCCCCGTGCGCGGGTGACGGAAGTGACCCGCGACGGCGTACAGCTCGACGACGGCCGCGACCTGCCCAGCGCTGTGACCATCTGGACCGCGGGATTCCGTGTCCCGGACCTGGCCGCCCGCAGCGGGCTGCGCACCGACACCGAGGGCCGCCTGCTCACCGACGTGACGCTGACCAGTGTGGACGACGTGCGCATCGTCGCCGCCGGGGACGCGGCGGTGATGACGGGCCGGCCGTTCCGCATGAGCTGCCAGGCCGCCGTGCAGCTGGGCCCGGCAGCCGCCGCCACGATCCTGCGCCGGATCGCGGGGAAAACACCCGCTCCCGTCCGGATGTGGTTCGCCGGGCAGTGCCTCAGCCTCGGACGAAACGAGGGCGTCACCCAGTTCTCCTACCTGAACGACAGGGTGAACGCACTCCACATCAGCGGGCGGCCAGGTGCCGGCGTCAAGGAGATCGCCTGCCAGTTCACCCTCAACAAGTTGGTGTCCGGGGCACGCAAGGCCAGTTCCCGCGCATCCCACGGCGACAGCACCGACCGCCCGGAATCGTCTCAGTCGGAACACCGCACGACGCCGTCCAGCACCCGACGCGCGGCCTAG
- a CDS encoding RNA polymerase sigma-70 factor — translation MNDHFTDPATEAFVAHRDLLFTVAYEMLGSAADAEDVLQEAWLRWVKVDLAQVRDQRAYLVRITTRQALNRLRTLKRRKEAYVGPWLPEPLLTAPDVAEDIELSENLSLALMFILETLSPTERAVFVLREVFDIGYDDIAAAVDKSPAATRQIAYRARRHVDARRPRTPVSPEEARAALNSFQSALVTGDLQGLLDVLAPDVVFVSDGGGLRLAALRPVVGADKVLRYMAGSLDKAGGTLVSEPTTVNGNPGLILRLDGVIDGVLAFRVENARVAGLYYVRNPEKLTRVESETPLASR, via the coding sequence ATGAACGACCACTTCACCGACCCCGCGACGGAGGCCTTCGTCGCCCACCGCGACCTGCTGTTCACCGTCGCCTACGAGATGCTCGGATCGGCGGCGGACGCCGAGGACGTCCTCCAGGAGGCCTGGCTGCGGTGGGTCAAGGTCGATCTGGCTCAGGTGCGGGACCAGCGCGCCTACCTGGTACGGATCACGACCCGGCAAGCACTCAATCGGCTACGCACCCTCAAACGGCGCAAGGAGGCCTACGTCGGCCCCTGGCTGCCCGAGCCTTTGCTCACCGCGCCGGACGTGGCCGAGGACATCGAGCTGTCCGAGAACCTGTCACTGGCACTCATGTTCATCCTCGAAACCCTCTCACCGACCGAACGCGCCGTTTTCGTGCTGCGCGAGGTCTTCGACATCGGTTACGACGACATCGCGGCCGCGGTCGACAAGAGCCCCGCCGCCACACGCCAGATCGCCTACCGCGCCCGCCGGCACGTCGACGCCCGTCGGCCGCGCACACCGGTTTCCCCGGAAGAAGCCCGGGCAGCGTTGAATTCGTTCCAGTCCGCGCTCGTGACCGGGGACCTGCAGGGGCTGCTCGACGTACTCGCCCCGGACGTTGTTTTCGTCAGCGACGGCGGCGGCCTCAGGCTGGCGGCCCTGCGGCCGGTCGTCGGCGCCGACAAGGTGCTCCGTTACATGGCCGGCAGTCTCGACAAGGCAGGCGGCACCCTCGTCAGTGAGCCCACGACGGTCAACGGCAACCCCGGACTCATCCTGCGCCTGGACGGTGTGATCGACGGCGTGCTGGCCTTCCGAGTGGAGAACGCCCGCGTCGCCGGCCTCTACTACGTCCGCAACCCCGAAAAGCTCACCCGCGTCGAGTCCGAAACGCCCCTCGCCTCCCGCTGA
- a CDS encoding IS701 family transposase translates to MAGVREDLEAFTTEMFDGFFRADQRRWGQVYVRGLLLEGRRKSVEPMAARLGEDGNRQALAHFVTTSPWDPAHVRARLAWKMQDVIGAEALIVDDTGFLKDGDASACVSRQYTGTAGKVTNCQVGVSLHLARDHASAAVNWRLFLPASWDPGSPEADADKVARRGRCGIPSQAGHVEKWQLALDMIDETRSWGIDLPLVVADAGYGDAAAFRLGLEERNLPYAVGISSRHTAHRAGARPVQPAYAGTGRPPKMQYPEPAQTMKNLVIAAGRAAARPVSWREGSRPGQGQSGFKRMHSRFVALRVRPAGRGARTAGDGPELPERWLLAEWPATEPEPVQFWLSNLPSGMPLATLVRLAKLRWRIEHDYREMKQALGLAHFEGRTWNGWHHHVTLVSAAHAFCTLQRLAHHPKDSAQV, encoded by the coding sequence ATGGCCGGGGTCCGGGAGGACCTGGAGGCATTCACGACGGAGATGTTCGACGGGTTCTTCCGTGCGGATCAGCGGCGGTGGGGGCAGGTGTATGTGCGTGGGCTGCTGCTGGAGGGTCGGCGCAAGTCGGTGGAGCCGATGGCGGCGCGTCTGGGCGAGGACGGCAACCGGCAGGCGCTGGCCCACTTCGTGACTACCAGCCCGTGGGATCCAGCGCATGTGCGGGCCCGGCTGGCCTGGAAGATGCAGGATGTGATCGGCGCGGAGGCGCTGATCGTCGATGACACCGGCTTTTTGAAGGACGGGGACGCCTCGGCGTGTGTGTCCCGGCAGTACACCGGCACCGCGGGCAAGGTCACCAATTGTCAGGTCGGGGTGTCGTTGCACCTGGCCCGCGATCATGCCTCGGCCGCGGTGAACTGGCGGCTGTTCCTGCCCGCTTCCTGGGATCCGGGCTCGCCGGAGGCGGATGCGGACAAGGTCGCCCGCCGGGGCCGCTGCGGCATTCCCTCCCAGGCGGGGCATGTGGAGAAGTGGCAGCTGGCCCTGGACATGATCGATGAGACCCGCTCGTGGGGCATCGACCTCCCCTTGGTCGTCGCGGACGCCGGATACGGTGATGCCGCCGCCTTCCGTCTGGGCTTGGAGGAACGCAACCTGCCTTATGCGGTGGGCATTTCTTCCCGCCACACCGCCCATCGGGCCGGCGCCCGGCCTGTCCAGCCTGCCTATGCGGGCACCGGCCGGCCACCGAAGATGCAGTATCCCGAGCCTGCACAGACCATGAAAAATTTGGTCATCGCGGCCGGCCGGGCTGCTGCGAGACCGGTGTCCTGGCGGGAAGGATCCCGGCCAGGCCAGGGCCAAAGCGGCTTCAAGCGCATGCACTCACGCTTCGTCGCTCTGCGCGTCCGACCGGCCGGACGCGGTGCCCGCACAGCCGGCGACGGTCCAGAACTACCAGAGCGCTGGCTGCTGGCCGAATGGCCCGCCACCGAGCCCGAGCCGGTGCAGTTCTGGCTCTCGAACCTGCCTTCCGGGATGCCGCTGGCCACACTGGTGCGGCTGGCCAAACTACGCTGGCGCATCGAGCACGACTACCGCGAGATGAAACAGGCCCTGGGACTTGCCCACTTCGAAGGCCGCACCTGGAACGGCTGGCATCACCACGTCACCCTCGTCTCCGCAGCTCATGCCTTCTGCACCCTGCAACGACTGGCACACCACCCAAAAGACTCAGCGCAGGTCTGA